One genomic segment of Vagococcus intermedius includes these proteins:
- a CDS encoding MFS transporter, whose product MSLNNKKVEEIKKWLCLAIILLPNLMISLNTYMLQVALPMIQKEIIASFSEAQMILSGYALGLSATLIVCGKLGDLFGQKRLLKWGVIGFMLTAVLGSIAQSAWQLIFIRLLQGIFGACIQPQVLVLMRSNFKKEEHSLVFAIYGALTGIGFTFGLILGGLIMHLNLWNLSWRNIFLINIPFCFLILVGLGLVSESTNLKKDAIDYTGAIILMIGVTLIAYELFYFKIRQSASTSLLIILCGIGMIGYFIKHEKRMVKLKKTVLLDMIIFKQVGFTWGLLTILAVYINMFGYFFLITYYSQWRLNYDVLLTSLVFLPLGIGFILSSLWSAKLLRLLQKKLLYLGVTLMLFSVLALSFWSYYYGELLTPVGLLALSGYGIGLGMSTTPLVGLVLNCLPFKFSGIGGGLLNTIMYFANMLGVCLIGIIFNYGINLLSVSEKSNNMAIQKSFSYSLLVVCIFIMLTQILVFLFFKKTENKL is encoded by the coding sequence ATGTCACTAAACAATAAAAAAGTAGAAGAAATCAAAAAATGGTTGTGTTTGGCTATTATTTTATTACCCAATTTAATGATTTCTCTTAATACATATATGTTACAAGTTGCACTACCTATGATTCAAAAAGAAATAATAGCTAGTTTTTCAGAGGCACAAATGATTCTTAGTGGTTATGCTTTGGGTTTATCTGCAACACTTATTGTTTGTGGGAAACTCGGTGATTTATTTGGTCAAAAACGCTTGTTAAAATGGGGAGTCATTGGCTTTATGTTGACCGCTGTGCTTGGAAGTATTGCTCAATCTGCTTGGCAGTTAATTTTCATTAGACTGTTACAAGGGATATTTGGTGCGTGTATTCAGCCACAAGTATTAGTATTGATGAGAAGTAATTTCAAAAAAGAGGAGCATTCATTAGTATTTGCTATCTATGGTGCATTAACAGGAATTGGCTTTACTTTTGGTCTAATATTAGGAGGGCTAATCATGCACTTGAATTTATGGAATTTAAGTTGGCGTAATATTTTTTTAATAAATATTCCCTTTTGTTTCTTAATATTAGTAGGCCTAGGGTTAGTTTCTGAATCTACAAATTTGAAAAAAGATGCGATTGATTATACGGGAGCTATTATCTTGATGATTGGCGTAACGTTAATCGCATACGAATTATTTTATTTTAAAATTAGACAATCGGCTAGCACATCACTTCTCATCATTTTATGTGGAATAGGCATGATTGGTTACTTTATAAAGCATGAAAAAAGAATGGTAAAATTAAAAAAAACTGTATTATTAGACATGATTATTTTTAAACAAGTAGGGTTTACATGGGGATTATTGACCATTTTAGCAGTATATATAAATATGTTTGGTTATTTTTTCCTCATCACTTATTATTCTCAGTGGCGATTAAACTATGATGTTCTTTTAACTAGTCTCGTATTCTTACCTTTGGGGATTGGTTTTATTTTATCCTCACTATGGTCAGCTAAACTATTGAGGCTATTACAAAAAAAATTACTTTATTTAGGAGTGACACTAATGCTGTTTAGTGTGCTTGCTCTTAGTTTTTGGAGTTATTATTATGGGGAGCTATTAACGCCTGTTGGACTCCTAGCACTCAGTGGTTATGGTATCGGATTAGGGATGAGCACTACGCCTCTAGTTGGTTTAGTTTTGAATTGCTTGCCTTTTAAATTTTCTGGAATTGGTGGAGGTCTGTTAAATACCATTATGTACTTTGCAAATATGTTAGGTGTCTGTTTGATAGGTATTATCTTTAATTATGGTATAAATTTATTATCCGTTTCAGAAAAAAGTAACAATATGGCGATACAGAAAAGTTTTAGTTACTCGCTTCTAGTAGTCTGTATTTTTATTATGTTAACTCAGATACTTGTTTTTTTATTTTTTAAAAAAACTGAAAATAAGTTATAA